The Numida meleagris isolate 19003 breed g44 Domestic line chromosome 10, NumMel1.0, whole genome shotgun sequence genome includes a window with the following:
- the COG4 gene encoding conserved oligomeric Golgi complex subunit 4, with protein MAAGGDGGAVGCGLSMERVRALTELSELEAAYSRLCEEENAVQQELDALLEQQGTIESKMVALQRMGPNLQLIEGDAQQLAGMITFTCNLAENVSSKVRQLDLAKNRLYQAIQRADDILDLKFCMDGVQTALRNEDYEQAAAHIHRYLSLDKSVIELSRQGKEGGIIDANLKLLQESEQRLKTIVTEKFDTAMKQGDLPQVERFFKIFPLLGLHEEGLSKFSEYLCKQVAKKAEENLQLVMGTDMSDRRAAVIFADTLTLLFEGIARVVETHQPIVETYYGPGRLYTLIKHLQGECDQQVEKVVEKFVKERDYHRQFQQVQNSMMRSSSAEKIEPRELDPILTEVTLMNARSELYLRFIKRRIVADFEVGDSMASEEVKQEHQKYLDKLLNNCLLSCTMQELIGYYITMEQYFMRETVNKAVAMDSYEKGQLTSSMVDDVFYIVKKCIGRALSSSNIDCLCAMINHSTTELESNFREVLCNKLKQGFPATTFQDFQRGVTSAVNIMHSSLQQGKFDTKGIESTDEAKQSFLVTLNNVEVCSENIMTLKKTLESDCAKLLSQGFGGEQAQAKIDSCLSDMADVSNKFRDLLQEGVSDLNNTAIKPQVKPWINLFLSISHSIEEEEFSDYEANDPWVQQFIVHLEQQMTEFKAGLSPVIYDNLTGLMTSLIATELEKVLLKSSFNRLGGLQFDKELRSLIAYLTTVTTWTIRDKFARLSQIATILNLERVTEILDYWGPNSGPLTWRLTPAEVRRVLALRKDFRDEDIKRLRL; from the exons ATGGCGGCGGGTGGCGATGGCGGCGCGGTGGGCTGCGGGCTGTCCATGGAGCGCGTCCGCGCCCTCACCGAGCTGTCCGAGCTGGAGGCCGCCTACAGCCGGCTGTGTGAGGAGGAG AACGCcgtgcagcaggagctggacgccctcctggagcagcagggcaCCATCGAGAGCAAAATGGTGGCCCTGCAGCGCATGGG ccCCAACCTGCAACTTATTGAGGGGGATGCCCAGCAGCTGGCCGGGATGATCACCTTCACCTGTAACCTGGCTGAGAATGTCAGCAGCAAAGTCCGGCAGCTGGACTTGGCCAAG AATCGACTCTATCAGGCCATTCAGAGAGCTGATGACATACTAGACCTAAAGTTCTGCATGGACGGAGTTCAAACAGCCCTGCGAAATGAAGATTACGAACAAGCAGCGGCTCATATCCATCGCTATCTGTCTCTGGACAAGTCAGTGATTGAGCTCAGTCGTCAAGGCAAGGAAG GGGGCATAATTGATGCCAACCTGAAGCTCCTGCAAGAATCGGAGCAGCGCCTGAAGACAATTGTCACAGAGAAATTTGACACAGCTATGAAGCAGGGAGACCTGCCCCAGGTGGAACGATTCTTCAAGATCTTTCCCCTGCTAGGCTTACACGAAGAGGGGTtgagcaagttctcagaataCCTCTGCAAGCAG gtggccaagaaagcgGAGGAGAACCTTCAGCTGGTGATGGGGACAGACATGAGTGACCGTCGAGCTGCTGTCATCTTTGCAGATACCTTGACACTCCTCTTTGAAG GGATCGCTCGTGTTGTGGAGACCCACCAGCCCATCGTGGAAACTTACTATGGGCCAGGGAGGCTGTACACCCTCATCAAGCACCTGCAAGGAGAGTGCGATCAGCAGGTGGAGAAAGTAGTGGAGAAGTTTGTCAAAGAGAGGGACTATCACAGGCAG TTCCAGCAAGTTCAGAACAGCATGATGAGAAgctcttctgcagagaagaTTGAACCAAG GGAACTTGACCCGATTTTAACAGAGGTCACCTTGATGAACGCCCGCAGTGAGCTCTACTTGAGGTTCATCAAGAGACGAATAGTAGCTGATTTTGAGGTGGGAGACTCCATGGCTTCCGAGGAAGTGAAGCAAG AGCACCAAAAATACCTGGACAAGCTCCTCAACAACTGTCTGCTGAGCTGCACCATGCAAGAACTCATTGGCTACTACATCACCATGGAGCAATATTTCATGAGGGAGACCGTCAACAAG GCTGTTGCCATGGACAGCTACGAGAAGGGCCAGCTCACCTCCAGCATGGTGGACGATGTGTTTTATATAGTGAAGAAGTGCATTGGGCGTGCTCTGTCCAGTTCCAACATAGATTGTCTCTGTGCCATGATCAACCACTCCACCACCGAACTGGAGTCCAACTTCAG GGAGGTTCTGTGCAACAAGCTGAAACAGGGCTTTCCAGCAACGACCTTCCAGGACTTCCAGAGAGGTGTGACCAGTGCCGTGAACATCatgcacagcagcctgcagcagggcaagTTTGATACAAAAGGCATCGAAAGCACTGATGAGGCCAAGCAGTCCTTCCTG gtgaCCTTAAACAACGTGGAAGTCTGCAGCGAAAACATCATGACTCTGAAGAAGACTTTAGAG AGCGACTGTGCCAAACTGCTTAGCCAAGGCTTTGGGGGTGAACAAGCACAGGCCAAGATTGATAGCTGCCTCTCTGACATGGCTGATGTCTCTAACAAGTTCCGTGACCTCCTGCAG GAAGGTGTCAGTGACCTGAACAACACAGCCATCAAACCCCAGGTGAAGCCATGGATCAACCTATTCCTCTCCATCTCCCACAGCATCGAGGAG GAAGAATTCAGTGATTATGAAGCTAATGATCCCTGGGTCCAGCAGTTCATTGTGCACCTGGAGCAGCAGATGACAGAGTTCAAG GCTGGACTGTCACCAGTGATTTATGATAACCTTACTGGCCTCATGACCAGCCTCATAGCCACGGAACTGGAGAAAGTGCTTCTCAAATCCAGCTTCAACAGG CTTGGCGGTCTGCAGTTTGACAAGGAGCTGAGGTCTCTCATAGCCTACCTCACCACGGTCACCACCTGGACTATCCGCGACAAGTTTGCACGTCTTTCCCAAATAGCCACCATCCTCAATCTGGAAAGG GTGACAGAGATCCTGGATTACTGGGGCCCCAACTCGGGCCCGCTCACCTGGCGCCTCACTCCCGCCGAGGTCCGTCGGGTGCTGGCTCTCCGGAAGGATTTCCGTGATGAGGACATCAAGCGGCTGCGCCTGTAG
- the FUK gene encoding L-fucose kinase isoform X1 translates to MAGGVEWTAIVLTCRRGGGVAALQRELELRRRRGALGRQPVLVLALEDPWAGVGSGGATLNAVLVAAEHLSARAGCTVVSADALKEARILILHTGREFSFDDCGRAFTCLPAEQPRAAAEALVCNLDSLLGTATQRLCVGSPPGVWVCSTDMLLSVPSVPGIDWDGFQGVRVIAVPGSQAYARNHGVYLTDEQGLVHDIIYKGTEAQIQQCAGPDGTVPLVCGVVFFSSSAAEQLLATHVIPPLDACTYMGLDSGAPPIQLSLFFDIVLSMARGMTEEDFVKGGGDASVRSARSVLWTALHAFPLSMACIPDASYDYLTTAASDHIRSLTLLPSSTSHLRFCKTAHSHVDQPLLLEDGSSVTNCLLEGAVRLAAGSVIQHCHLQGPLEIGPGCLLTGLTVGSSPVLQGCPLRDVVLQGHHVRLRDLPCRVFTLTGRLDNWQSPAEEATYLNVPWAEFFHRTGIRKGDLWDAETPQNDRCLLSARLFPVLHASEALGLEDVLWLLAPAASGERLARWRAAWRMSWQELLPCLDKAAELDSRRDLFFLQGQRKVRRVLLGRRDGSLLPLIRSAVHEGYHEALLGTLDEVASTADDAGIAARALACIADVLGCMAHGEGGLRSGPAANREWASAFGHLESGDIAGGVRELAAERQKWMSSPALLVRAARHYEGAEQILIRQAVMSSCQFVTVRPVELPPLGHWVQVACPARLDLSGGWSDTPPITYEHGGAVVDVAVLVDGCRPIGARVRRIGEPELRLASLGGTPWGEAAVELVCHELGHLENYCQPHAPGALLKAAFICTQIVQFPSQKPLRDQLMENFGGGFEVHTWSRLPHGSGLGTSSILAGAVMAALYRAAGKVAGTESLIHAVLHLEQRLTTGGGWQDQVGGLVPGIKIGRSEARLPLRVEVEEIPVPEGFTRILSDHLLLVYTGKTRLARNLLQDVVRNWYARLPSIVQNADALVNNAEECARALRQGNLPLIGKCLELYWQQKKCMAPGCEPLAVGRMMDALRPHVYGQCLAGAGGGGFLYVLTKAPRQKETLQQILARMEDLGNFSIHSIEVDTGGFSMEVVGCDSDSSAHPEGDMAM, encoded by the exons ATGGCGGGGGGCGTCGAGTGGACCGCGATCGTCCTCACCTgccggcggggcggcggcgtGGCGGCTCTGCAGCGAG agctggagctgcggcggcggcggggggccCTGGGCCGGCAGCCCGTCCTCGTCCTGGCGCTGGAAGACCCCTGGGCCGGCGTGGGGAGCGGCGGGGCCACGCTGAACGCCGTGCTGGTGGCGGCCGAGCACCTCAGCGCCCGCGCGGGCTGCACG GTGGTGAGCGCCGACGCGCTGAAGGAGGCCCGCATCCTCATCCTGCACACG GGCCGCGAGTTCTCTTTTGACGACTGCGGCCGGGCCTTCACCTGCCTGCCCGCCGAGCAGCCCCGCGCCGCGGCCGAGGCGCTGGTGTGCAACCTGGACAGCCTGCTGGGCACCGCCACGCAGCGG CTCTGCGTGGGCTCCCCGCCGGGCGTGTGGGTCTGCAGCACTGACATGCTGCTCAGCGTGCCCTCGGTTCCAG GGATTGACTGGGACGGCTTCCAAGGGGTCCGAGTGATCGCGGTGCCCGGCAGCCAGGCGTACGCGAGGAACCACGGCGTGTACCTTACTGATGAGCAG GGGCTGGTACACGACATCATCTACAAAGGCACAGAGGCTCAGATCCAGCAGTGCGCGGGGCCCGACGGGACCGTCCCACTG GTCTGCGGGGTGGTTTTCTTCTCCTCGAGCGCCGCCGAGCAGCTTCTGGCCACCCACGTCATCCCTCCCCTGGACGCCTGCACCTACATGGGGCTGGACTCGGGGGCACCACCCATCCAG ctttctcttttctttgacaTCGTGCTGAGCATGGCGAGGGGGATGACAGAGGAGGATTTTGTGAAGGGTGGCGGTGACGCCAGCGTGAGGAGCGCCCGCTCTGTGCTCTGGACAGCTCTCCATGCCTTTCCTCTGAGCATGG CCTGCATCCCCGATGCGTCCTACGACTACTTGACCACGGCTGCGAGCGACCACATCCGTAGCCTGACGCTCTTGCCCAGCTCCACCAGCCACCTCCGCTTCTGCAAAACAGCCCATTCCCACGTGGAC CAACCCTTGCTCCTGGAGGATGGCTCCTCGGTCACCAACTGCCTGCTGGAAGGAGCCGTGCGGCTGGCGGCTGGCAGCGTCATCCAGCACTGTCACCTCCAG GGCCCACTGGAGATTGGTCCCGGCTGCCTCCTCACGGGCCTCACCGTAGGCTCCtcaccagtgctgcagggctgtccccTGCGCGACGTGGTCCTGCAGGGTCACCATGTCCGTCTGCGTGACCTGCCCTGCCGCGTCTTCACGCTCACCGGCCGCCTCGACAACTGGCAG AGTCCTGCTGAAGAGGCCACCTACTTGAACGTCCCCTGGGCAGAGTTTTTTCATCGGACGGGCATACG CAAAGGGGACCTCTGGGATGCTGAGACACCACAGAATGACCGCTGCCTGCTCAGCGCCCGGCTCTTCCCGGTGCTGCACGCTTCCGAGGCGCTGGGGCTGGAGGAcgtgctgtggctgctggccCCAGCGGCATCGGGCGAGCGGCTGGCGCGTTGGCGAGCAGCCTGGCGTATGtcctggcaggagctgctgccctgcctggaCAAGGCGGCCGAGCTGGACTCCCGCCGGGACCTCTTCTTCCTGCAGGGCCAGCGTAAGGTGCGCCGCGTGCTGCTGGGCCGCCGGGACGGCAGCCTCCTGCCGCTCATCCGCAGCGCCGTCCATGAGGGTTACCATGAGGCCTTGCTGGGCACGCTGGATGAGG TTGCCTCTACAGCTGACGATGCCGGTATTGCAGCCCGAGCACTTGCCTGCATTGCCgatgtcctgggctgcatggcACACGGGGAGGGGGGCTTGAGGAGTGGACCTGCTGCCAACAGGGAGTGGGCTTCGGCTTTCGGGCACCTGGAGAGTGGGGACATCGCTGGCGGGGTGCGGGAGCTGGCGGCCGAGCGGCAGAAGTGGATGAGCAG tccagcactgctggtgaGAGCAGCTCGGCACTACGAAGGGGCCGAGCAGATCCTCATCCGGCAGGCGGTGATGTCCTCGTGCCAGTTTGTCACTGTGCGCCCAGTGGAGCTGCCACCCCTGGGGCACTGGGTGCAGGTGGCATGTCCAGCCCGTCTGGACCTCTCTG GCGGCTGGAGCGACACTCCTCCCATCACATACGAGCACGGCGGGGCCGTGGTGGACGTGGCGGTGCTGGTGGATGGGTGCCGGCCCATCGGCGCCCGGGTGCGGCGCATCGGCGAGCCGGAGCTGCGCCTGGCCAGCCTTGGTGGGACGCCGTGGGGTGAGGCGGCGGTGGAGCTGGTGTGCCACGAGCTGGGGCACTTGGAGAATTACTGCCAGCCTCATGCGCCAG gAGCCCTGCTCAAAGCTGCCTTCATATGCACACAAATCGTGCAGTTCCCTTCGCAGAAGCCCTTGCGGGACCAGCTGATGGAGAACTTCGGGGGCGGCTTTGAGGTGCACACCTGGTCCAGGCTGCCCCACGGGTCTGGCCTCG gcaccaGCAGCATCCTAGCGGGAGCAGTGATGGCAGCGCTGTACCGGGCAGCTGGGAAGGTTGCTGGCACTGAGTCCCTCATCCATGCCGTGCTGCATCTGGAGCAGAGGCTCACGACAG GGGGTGGTTGGCAGGACCAGGTGGGTGGGCTGGTGCCCGGCATCAAAATCGGGAGGTCGGAGGCCCGGCTGCCGCTCAGGGTGGAGGTGGAGGAGATCCCGGTGCCTGAGGGCTTCACCCGGATCCTCAGCGATCACTTGCTGCTGGTGTACACGGGGAAGACTCGCCTGGCTCGCAACCTGCTCCAG GACGTGGTGAGGAACTGGTACGCCAGGCTGCCTTCCATTGTACAAAATGCTGACGCTCTGGTGAATAACGCTGAGGAGTGTGCCCGGGCCTTGAGGCAAG GAAACCTGCCGCTCATCGGCAAGTGCCTGGAGCTCTACTGGCAGCAGAAGAAGTGCATGGCCCCCGGGTGCGAGCCGCTGGCCGTCGGGCGCATGATGGATGCTCTGCGGCCTCACGTCTACGGGCAGTGcttggctggggctggcggCGGCGGCTTCCTTTACGTCTTAACCAAAGCCCCTCGGCAAAAAGAGACTTTGCAGCAAATTCTGGCAAGAATGGAG gacCTGGGCAACTTCAGCATTCACAGCATTGAAGTTGACACAGGAGGTTTCTccatggaggtggtgggatGTGATTCTGACAGCAGTGCTCACCCTGAAGGGGACATGGCCATGTGA
- the FUK gene encoding L-fucose kinase isoform X2, whose amino-acid sequence MAGGVEWTAIVLTCRRGGGVAALQRELELRRRRGALGRQPVLVLALEDPWAGVGSGGATLNAVLVAAEHLSARAGCTVVSADALKEARILILHTGREFSFDDCGRAFTCLPAEQPRAAAEALLCVGSPPGVWVCSTDMLLSVPSVPGIDWDGFQGVRVIAVPGSQAYARNHGVYLTDEQGLVHDIIYKGTEAQIQQCAGPDGTVPLVCGVVFFSSSAAEQLLATHVIPPLDACTYMGLDSGAPPIQLSLFFDIVLSMARGMTEEDFVKGGGDASVRSARSVLWTALHAFPLSMACIPDASYDYLTTAASDHIRSLTLLPSSTSHLRFCKTAHSHVDQPLLLEDGSSVTNCLLEGAVRLAAGSVIQHCHLQGPLEIGPGCLLTGLTVGSSPVLQGCPLRDVVLQGHHVRLRDLPCRVFTLTGRLDNWQSPAEEATYLNVPWAEFFHRTGIRKGDLWDAETPQNDRCLLSARLFPVLHASEALGLEDVLWLLAPAASGERLARWRAAWRMSWQELLPCLDKAAELDSRRDLFFLQGQRKVRRVLLGRRDGSLLPLIRSAVHEGYHEALLGTLDEVASTADDAGIAARALACIADVLGCMAHGEGGLRSGPAANREWASAFGHLESGDIAGGVRELAAERQKWMSSPALLVRAARHYEGAEQILIRQAVMSSCQFVTVRPVELPPLGHWVQVACPARLDLSGGWSDTPPITYEHGGAVVDVAVLVDGCRPIGARVRRIGEPELRLASLGGTPWGEAAVELVCHELGHLENYCQPHAPGALLKAAFICTQIVQFPSQKPLRDQLMENFGGGFEVHTWSRLPHGSGLGTSSILAGAVMAALYRAAGKVAGTESLIHAVLHLEQRLTTGGGWQDQVGGLVPGIKIGRSEARLPLRVEVEEIPVPEGFTRILSDHLLLVYTGKTRLARNLLQDVVRNWYARLPSIVQNADALVNNAEECARALRQGNLPLIGKCLELYWQQKKCMAPGCEPLAVGRMMDALRPHVYGQCLAGAGGGGFLYVLTKAPRQKETLQQILARMEDLGNFSIHSIEVDTGGFSMEVVGCDSDSSAHPEGDMAM is encoded by the exons ATGGCGGGGGGCGTCGAGTGGACCGCGATCGTCCTCACCTgccggcggggcggcggcgtGGCGGCTCTGCAGCGAG agctggagctgcggcggcggcggggggccCTGGGCCGGCAGCCCGTCCTCGTCCTGGCGCTGGAAGACCCCTGGGCCGGCGTGGGGAGCGGCGGGGCCACGCTGAACGCCGTGCTGGTGGCGGCCGAGCACCTCAGCGCCCGCGCGGGCTGCACG GTGGTGAGCGCCGACGCGCTGAAGGAGGCCCGCATCCTCATCCTGCACACG GGCCGCGAGTTCTCTTTTGACGACTGCGGCCGGGCCTTCACCTGCCTGCCCGCCGAGCAGCCCCGCGCCGCGGCCGAGGCGCTG CTCTGCGTGGGCTCCCCGCCGGGCGTGTGGGTCTGCAGCACTGACATGCTGCTCAGCGTGCCCTCGGTTCCAG GGATTGACTGGGACGGCTTCCAAGGGGTCCGAGTGATCGCGGTGCCCGGCAGCCAGGCGTACGCGAGGAACCACGGCGTGTACCTTACTGATGAGCAG GGGCTGGTACACGACATCATCTACAAAGGCACAGAGGCTCAGATCCAGCAGTGCGCGGGGCCCGACGGGACCGTCCCACTG GTCTGCGGGGTGGTTTTCTTCTCCTCGAGCGCCGCCGAGCAGCTTCTGGCCACCCACGTCATCCCTCCCCTGGACGCCTGCACCTACATGGGGCTGGACTCGGGGGCACCACCCATCCAG ctttctcttttctttgacaTCGTGCTGAGCATGGCGAGGGGGATGACAGAGGAGGATTTTGTGAAGGGTGGCGGTGACGCCAGCGTGAGGAGCGCCCGCTCTGTGCTCTGGACAGCTCTCCATGCCTTTCCTCTGAGCATGG CCTGCATCCCCGATGCGTCCTACGACTACTTGACCACGGCTGCGAGCGACCACATCCGTAGCCTGACGCTCTTGCCCAGCTCCACCAGCCACCTCCGCTTCTGCAAAACAGCCCATTCCCACGTGGAC CAACCCTTGCTCCTGGAGGATGGCTCCTCGGTCACCAACTGCCTGCTGGAAGGAGCCGTGCGGCTGGCGGCTGGCAGCGTCATCCAGCACTGTCACCTCCAG GGCCCACTGGAGATTGGTCCCGGCTGCCTCCTCACGGGCCTCACCGTAGGCTCCtcaccagtgctgcagggctgtccccTGCGCGACGTGGTCCTGCAGGGTCACCATGTCCGTCTGCGTGACCTGCCCTGCCGCGTCTTCACGCTCACCGGCCGCCTCGACAACTGGCAG AGTCCTGCTGAAGAGGCCACCTACTTGAACGTCCCCTGGGCAGAGTTTTTTCATCGGACGGGCATACG CAAAGGGGACCTCTGGGATGCTGAGACACCACAGAATGACCGCTGCCTGCTCAGCGCCCGGCTCTTCCCGGTGCTGCACGCTTCCGAGGCGCTGGGGCTGGAGGAcgtgctgtggctgctggccCCAGCGGCATCGGGCGAGCGGCTGGCGCGTTGGCGAGCAGCCTGGCGTATGtcctggcaggagctgctgccctgcctggaCAAGGCGGCCGAGCTGGACTCCCGCCGGGACCTCTTCTTCCTGCAGGGCCAGCGTAAGGTGCGCCGCGTGCTGCTGGGCCGCCGGGACGGCAGCCTCCTGCCGCTCATCCGCAGCGCCGTCCATGAGGGTTACCATGAGGCCTTGCTGGGCACGCTGGATGAGG TTGCCTCTACAGCTGACGATGCCGGTATTGCAGCCCGAGCACTTGCCTGCATTGCCgatgtcctgggctgcatggcACACGGGGAGGGGGGCTTGAGGAGTGGACCTGCTGCCAACAGGGAGTGGGCTTCGGCTTTCGGGCACCTGGAGAGTGGGGACATCGCTGGCGGGGTGCGGGAGCTGGCGGCCGAGCGGCAGAAGTGGATGAGCAG tccagcactgctggtgaGAGCAGCTCGGCACTACGAAGGGGCCGAGCAGATCCTCATCCGGCAGGCGGTGATGTCCTCGTGCCAGTTTGTCACTGTGCGCCCAGTGGAGCTGCCACCCCTGGGGCACTGGGTGCAGGTGGCATGTCCAGCCCGTCTGGACCTCTCTG GCGGCTGGAGCGACACTCCTCCCATCACATACGAGCACGGCGGGGCCGTGGTGGACGTGGCGGTGCTGGTGGATGGGTGCCGGCCCATCGGCGCCCGGGTGCGGCGCATCGGCGAGCCGGAGCTGCGCCTGGCCAGCCTTGGTGGGACGCCGTGGGGTGAGGCGGCGGTGGAGCTGGTGTGCCACGAGCTGGGGCACTTGGAGAATTACTGCCAGCCTCATGCGCCAG gAGCCCTGCTCAAAGCTGCCTTCATATGCACACAAATCGTGCAGTTCCCTTCGCAGAAGCCCTTGCGGGACCAGCTGATGGAGAACTTCGGGGGCGGCTTTGAGGTGCACACCTGGTCCAGGCTGCCCCACGGGTCTGGCCTCG gcaccaGCAGCATCCTAGCGGGAGCAGTGATGGCAGCGCTGTACCGGGCAGCTGGGAAGGTTGCTGGCACTGAGTCCCTCATCCATGCCGTGCTGCATCTGGAGCAGAGGCTCACGACAG GGGGTGGTTGGCAGGACCAGGTGGGTGGGCTGGTGCCCGGCATCAAAATCGGGAGGTCGGAGGCCCGGCTGCCGCTCAGGGTGGAGGTGGAGGAGATCCCGGTGCCTGAGGGCTTCACCCGGATCCTCAGCGATCACTTGCTGCTGGTGTACACGGGGAAGACTCGCCTGGCTCGCAACCTGCTCCAG GACGTGGTGAGGAACTGGTACGCCAGGCTGCCTTCCATTGTACAAAATGCTGACGCTCTGGTGAATAACGCTGAGGAGTGTGCCCGGGCCTTGAGGCAAG GAAACCTGCCGCTCATCGGCAAGTGCCTGGAGCTCTACTGGCAGCAGAAGAAGTGCATGGCCCCCGGGTGCGAGCCGCTGGCCGTCGGGCGCATGATGGATGCTCTGCGGCCTCACGTCTACGGGCAGTGcttggctggggctggcggCGGCGGCTTCCTTTACGTCTTAACCAAAGCCCCTCGGCAAAAAGAGACTTTGCAGCAAATTCTGGCAAGAATGGAG gacCTGGGCAACTTCAGCATTCACAGCATTGAAGTTGACACAGGAGGTTTCTccatggaggtggtgggatGTGATTCTGACAGCAGTGCTCACCCTGAAGGGGACATGGCCATGTGA
- the ST3GAL2 gene encoding CMP-N-acetylneuraminate-beta-galactosamide-alpha-2,3-sialyltransferase 2 produces the protein MKCSLRVCFLSTAFLLIFVMSVLFTYSHHSIAYLDPGGLGGIHRVKLVPGYAGVRRLSHGVPYPRGCVCRRCPEDAAAAAAAWFDSRYDGSVSPVWTKENMELPPDVQRWWMMLQPQFKSHNTQEVLSKLFQIVPGENPYHWRDPHHCRRCAVVGNSGNLRGSGYGHEIDGHDFVMRMNQAPTVGFEGDVGGRTTHHFMYPESAKNLPANVSFVLVPFKTLDLLWIASALSTGQIRFTYAPVKPFLRVDKEKVQIYNPAFFKYIHDRWTEHHGRYPSTGMLVLFFALHVCDEVNVFGFGADSRGNWHHYWENNRYAGEFRKTGVHDADFEAHIIDMLAKTSRIEVYRGN, from the exons ATGAAGTGCTCGCTGCGCGTCTGCTTCCTCTCGACCGCCTTCCTCCTCATCTTCGTCATGTCGGTGCTCTTCACCTACTCCCACCACAGCATTGCCTACCTGGACCCCGGCGGGCTGGGCGGCATCCACCGGGTGAAGCTGGTGCCCGGTTACGCCGGTGTGCGGCGGCTGAGCCACGGTGTGCCGTACCCCAGGGGCTGTGTGTGCCGCCGCTGCCCCGAGGatgctgccgccgccgccgccgcctggTTTGACAGCCGCTACGACGGCAGCGTGTCCCCGGTGTGGACCAAGGAGAACATGGAGCTGCCCCCGGACGTGCAGCGCTGGTGGATG ATGCTGCAGCCCCAGTTCAAGTCCCACAACACGCAGGAGGTGCTGAGCAAGCTCTTCCAGATCGTGCCGGGGGAGAACCCTTACCACTGGCGTGACCCGCACCACTGCCGGCGCTGCGCCGTGGTCGGCAACTCGGGCAACCTGCGCGGCTCCGGCTACGGGCACGAGATCGATGGGCACGACTTCGTGATGAG GATGAACCAGGCGCCCACGGTGGGCTTCGAGGGGGACGTGGGCGGCCGGACCACGCACCACTTCATGTACCCCGAGAGCGCCAAGAACCTGCCCGCCAATGTCAGCTTCGTGCTGGTGCCCTTCAAGACCTTGGACCTGCTCTGGATCGCCAGCGCCCTCTCCACCGGACAGATCAGGTT CACCTACGCGCCCGTCAAGCCTTTTCTGCGGGTGGACAAGGAGAAG GTGCAGATCTACAACCCGGCCTTCTTCAAGTACATCCACGACCGCTGGACGGAGCACCACGGGCGCTACCCCTCCACGGGCATGCTGGTGCTCTTCTTCGCCCTCCACGTCTGCGACGAG GTGAACGTCTTCGGGTTCGGCGCCGACAGCCGGGGCAACTGGCACCACTACTGGGAGAACAACCGCTACGCCGGCGAGTTCAGGAAGACCGGGGTGCACGACGCCGATTTCGAGGCGCACATCATCGACATGCTGGCCAAAACCAGCAGGATTGAGGTCTACCGGGGCAACTGA